TGCTGGAAAAGTGAGCTATAAATAAGCCTCTTCCATGAACCCTTTTAAAGCATATTCCTGCCCTTGACTTTTTTAGCATCATCTAAAGAAATTGGAGGGTCGACGCCTGGACTTTGATTATAAGAAGAAACGACAAGGCAAGATTCCAGATGAAGAGCTCCGTCAGGCTCTGGAGAAATTTGATGAATCTAAAGAAATTGCTGAGTCAAGCATGTTCAATCTCTTGGAGATGGATGTGAGTGACTTCTGTGGTTTCAAATTTAATCTTGCCATTTGAGGCTCAAGATTATATTAAAggattatgtaatttaaaatgtttatatcttATTGTGAGAACTTTGGTAGAtagctatttctttaaaataaaattaaattctaaagtAGATCAAGAAGTggtatgtttttttcccctgtgtttccATGGTttgatttaattaaatatttctctacTAATGATCTTAAAGAATTACCAATAGTCAGAAGATGAAGAATGTTTCTGGTGATCCATATAAAAGTTCAGTTGCTTAAAGTACTTTGTCAAAATATAGGTCAGACTGATTtcagattataaaaaaatatcaCCTAAAATACATTTAGAATTGAGGGTTCAGTGTAGGTTAAGGTGTTCTATATTTTGAAGTAAAGGTGAtactttctttcaaaaactaATTTCAACTGAGATTGATAATTATAGCATAAGTACTGTATTGGGCATAGATAATGTAGTTTAAAAGCTGCTTGTATATTTCcagtacattattattaataataattttagggaagacagaggggcagagggagaaagaaagagaaagagaaacttaagcaggctccatgcccagtgtggagtccagcatgaggctcgatctcatgaccccgagtttatgacctgagccaaaatcaagagtctgatgcttaactgactgagccacccaggcaccccctctagTGTGCTAAATTATCATTTGTGGCTTTAGAAGTTATATTCTTTTGAGTTATTTCAGCATCATAGTCATGAGAACTTCTGACCACTCATGTAATAAAGTCTGCTAACTGGTTTTGAAGTTCTTGCTCAGTCACACCTCTGGCCCTATCAGTTGATGACCACCTTCTTCCAAGGTGTTTACAGAGCCTTTATGTGCTTATCACTTAACTGCTTTGCACTGACAGGGAAGATCTGTTGGATGTATCTGGACTTTCCCACCACCTAGAGACTATAGGTTTGTGTTTAGGTAGAACAACTGGTATCCCACCTACCTACTGAAGAGGAATGCTATAGGCACCAGAGATGACCTGAATCACAGTGCTCCTTGCCTACAAATAGGGCCCCATTCCACCCCCAAAACTCATGGGACAGCATTGCCTTTGCCGACGTGGAGGACAATATTCAGTGAGATAACAACCTAAGACACAAAATGAAGAGTAACTAAGGATACCTAGAAGACTAGAACTGAAATGAACCCAGTATGTCACTTGACCGAACCCCTTTACATTACAGATGAGGCTGAGTGGGGACAAAAGATTTTCCATGCTATCAAACTGCCTCCATGCTGCCTGAAGTGAAAAATCAATATTCACTTCTTTATTAACAACACTAATATATTGACAGCATGGAAAGCATAGGGAGCAAAGACTCCTTTGGTCAGTATCCCTTTTTTCCtataagaaatcaataaaattagcCAAATCCTACCTGGAAATTTGTAGCCAAGAATGAGATTGTTCAGTGAGAGGTGTGTGATCTTTAGAAGGATTCCTGATAATGTGGCTTCTCCTCATGGTACTGGCATTTTCAAGCATATGGATGCTTTTTATCCTTAACTGGTGTGGAATCTACAAAATCAAGCTCTGAGCTGTGCATCAGGGGAAGCTCTGTCATATGTGTTGGGGCAGTAGTAGTTGCCTAAGGATGGTGACCTGGTAACTAAGGTGTGATTCCCCCCTATTGGCCTGCAGATCGAACAGGTGAGCCAACTGTCTGCGCTTGTCCAAGCCCAGCTGGAGTACCACAAGCAGGCCGTCCAGATCCTGCAGCAAGTCACCGTCAGACTGGAAGAAAGGTATTTCAGTTCCTgtattttatattcctattttcttcctctggaattatgggtaaagaaacagaaataacagcaaatttgaagaaaaacttCTGCCAAAATTCCTGCTGACCCTACATTGGCACCTTGTGGATTGTTTGTTTTGATGTTATTGTGTCTTGTGCTTTGTTTTACATTGTTCCATGGAATTTATTCTTGTGTTTATGAGAGTTCAGTACTTGGATTGTGTGTTGGCTGCCACAGATTGGGAAACTAGGATGCTACCAAGGATAATGCATGTGATTTACTGAGCAGATATTCTCTGTAGGCACTGAAGGCTTACCATCATCAGTCATCTAACAGTCCTATAAACTAAGTATGATTAGCCTTACCTACAGGTGGAAAGGCCCAGCGAGATAAAGTAACTAGCCTCAGGTCACACAGTGGTACAACTGGGGTTTGCCAGGCAAGCATAGCCTATTTGAAAGCCAGTTATCTTTTCACACCATTTCCCTGAATGGTGAGCAGGTCCTCCAGCATCAGAGAGACAGCTTTCCTATGCCTGTTCCTCCTCCTCAGAAGCACCCTGCAGCCGGGCATAGATGTGTTCCTTGTGATTAGGCCTCCCCATAGTTGCAGGCCACTGCCTGACACCTGTAGGCAGAGGCCCTACACTGTAGTACATGTCACTTTGTGCATCTTTGGTCGATGCACCCTTGTGGGAATGTGTGTCCCACTCTGAAGCTTCTAGAAAGATTTAAACCATGCACTTCAACATACTAAAGAGATATTATTATTTGCCTTTATGACATCTGTTGAGCAAAAAaggccattttctctttttcctctgaaacATGTTAAAAGTCCGTATCATTCTGTAATCACCATATTTTAACCTCTCCCCATCCTTGCAAATCTGCTGGACACTCTACTTCATGAACATGAGACTGTGAATGGTAGTTGGAGTGCGTGGAGTACATTAGTTGGCCATACCTTTCCACTTTCCTCCTATCTTCCCTCATTTCTTTCCCACTTCTTGCATCTTAAACTGCTCACTGTTCTCAGGACACATGATATTTCCTCCTTCCAGACCTTCTCAAGCTCTTAAACTCTTTCTTCTGGAAAGAACTGTTCATCTGGAAATGACTCTAAGctgtcttttctccctctccatagGCCTTTCTGTGGGCAGGTagactcctccccactccccatctccatccccatGTCCCCGTAGCATTCTGTGTGTCTCCATAACAACACTCACCACGGTTTATGGTTTACGATCCTCAGtttaccttctgtctcccttccaACTATAAGCTGCTTGAGGGCAAGAATGGTGTCGTATGCGTCTTCATGTTCAAGAGTGCACATTTGCAAAGTGAGCTCTGAATAAATAAGGAAGAGGTGAGGGATGGAGACAGGATGAAGAGGGCAAGGATCTGACCACAGAGGGACATCACAGAAATgtagagacatacacagagaaggTGGCTTTGCATTAGGAGCTTTCCTGGATGTTAATtgcttttctgtttgcttcttaaTTGGCTCCATGCTCCTATTCCCcccttccttgtctttttaaCACAGAATAAGACAAGCTTCATCTCAACCTAGAAGGGAATATCAGCCTAAACCGCGAATGAGCCTGGAGTTTACAACTGGAGACAGTACTCAGCCCAATGGGGGCCTCTCCCACACGGGCACACCCAAACCTGCAGGTAAGTTGCTGAGACCTGCAGACCCCATTACACAGGCTGTGGGCACATGCCGTCGATACTTTTCCAGAAATTCTAGGTGCAGCCTGGCTGGCTGCACAAGAAACTATACAGTGATACATTTCTTACAGGATGGTTTTGTCATGTAGAAGCTCTTTTAAAGCACTCCATCCTTATTTTCCCATTGATCATTTCTTTgcctccttttcccccttctctcctctagAAATGTCCCTTTTTCTCTCACCATTATCAGCACCCATTAACCTTCTAAGTAACACAATTGATTTTGAcctctctttgtggttttaattcacCATAGGTGTCAGGGGtgtcatctttcttttctgtttcccctGTGTTCCAGCCTGCTTGAGGGTGAATGCCCTGGCAGGGTGTGCCCACATGCACTCACATATAACCCATAGACAGCAACTCCAGGAACATATCAAACTGGATTTCTTAAGTCACTGGAGCCTATGGGTGACTGTACGTATAgacaatatattttgaatatcaacATCAGCTagctttccctccttcctccaccttcaacCAGTTCACTGTACCCTGGCAACTGAGGTTGGTATAGTAAaagctaaaatttattttctatcaatATCAATAATATTGATGTATACccaataatatgtttttttagTTGACACCATTGCTCTCTACCCCGTATAATACAGATTAAGGAAAAGCTTGTGCTTGAGACATTTTCAACCTTAACAATTTGTTTGGTTGAAGAAGTGGAAACTGTCTTACACTGGGCATGGACTTCAAAGAAATAAGAGTGTCTCCTATTTTCCCTGTGACCCACTGCTTGATGTTTGTAGTAGGAAATGTTTTATGAAATGCTCTCTGGAGACCAGGAAATAAAATCGTGAGCTCTGTGGTGGTAGTTGGCACTCTCCACCCTTTGTGTTCACCTAACTAGTTGCTTGAAGCTGCCCAGGGTAGGGTATAATCAGCAGTGGCTCTTACAAGTTAGCTGGCTCCGAGGACTAATCATGTAAATTGGGATTAGTTTGCTTCTCCCTATTCAGAAACCAACCAcatattttactcttcttttggAGACTTGGtcattttctgctttcttaaagtaaaaaaagaaaatagattttaatttaaagtcaTCAGACATGGGGGCAATATGTACTTGTCTGAGTTTACATGCCCATGTGGATGCATGCTTTATTAAATATAGATGGTCATTTAAAATAGATCACTTTTAAGATACAATTCCATTCCTCATTATCTTACTGAAGGCAGAGCGTGTTATTTTTGTGTGCCAGAACTCCCATGTACTCATCCTTATATATGCAACAGTTTACAAAGAGtaagttatataatttttacGTAATTTCACTTGATAGCCACAATAGTATTACGGCGTAGATCCTATTAGTTATAATGCTAGGCAAAGAAACTTGAAAGGGAAGTACCTTGTATAAAGTCACCCAGAGTATGAACTCGAACCCAGTGtcttatattgttttgttttcaccacATTACAGCAGTTTTCCAGAGGCTGGAgtctttacttttgaaaaatgaggACGCACAGTTATTCTGAGGTTGCTAATAAGCATTGTCCATGTAATGAACCTGACTCTTTCACATgtacagagattttaaaatgctaacattGAAAGCATTCTGACCATGTTCTAGTAACCTAAATTCCATCAAAATTCCTTAAGTCACTGGGTCTCCCATCTCTGGACATTGTCAGGAAGGCAAACCTTGGTGGACTGTGTTGCATGTGTCACCAGCATAGATGAGGCCGTTATTCATACTGGAAATGGAAGCACATATCCAGCCACTTCCAGGAATCTGAGAAAACTTCCAAAGACTCGTGAAGAGCAGATGCTATGCAGTGGACTGGGGACTAGCCTCAAGAGGAAACTTCAGCAGGAAGAGGAGTGAGGGAGGAAGCAAGGAGGATGGCGGGCTGGAAAGGTTAAGCAGGTGGTAGACTTGTGAGTTAAATGCCCCTTGTCTTTCTGTATTCTTCTCTCCTGCTTTCActtccaggtgccccaatggatCAGCCCTGCTGCCGAGCTCTGTACGACTTTGAACCTGAAAATGAAGGGGAGTTGGGTTTTAAAGAGGGTGATATCATCACACTCACTAACCAAATTGATGAGAACTGGTATGAGGGAATGCTTCATGGCCAGTCAGGCTTCTTCCCCATCAACTATGTGGAGATTCTGGTTGCCCTGCCCCATTAGGATGTTAGGCTGGCAGGCTTACCTCCTCTTGACCCAGATAGTTAAGTTTAACCACTGCTTTGGTAATGCTGCTTACAACACATCCCAAATGCAGGCCGCAGTGGTCCAAGTCATCAAGCCCCACCGAGTTATCTTTGGTTGACTTGTGTGATCCCACAAGAGTCATGGTGATGGGTGGTATCTTCTTAGGCTGGCGGGCATGGCATGTGCTTTTTAAACACCATCTGAGGCCAGCCAGTAGTCACTGAACTGTTTACACGGTTCTCAGGAGACTGTGGCTTCTTAGAATATGACCATGAGCCACATCACAGTAAAACCATGCTACTGAAGATATTATCTATCACCCAGGGGCCATCTCAAGGTCTCAGGTTCTCCATTTCAATAGGAGAAAGGTCCTGCTTTCCCATAGTCCCCTCCCAAATATGCAAGTCACAGAATTTTGGAAGAAAGCCTCCCTCACCAGCAACTTGTCTTCTGGTCTGAGTTGGTCCCTTGATACTATCGGTAGGAAAATGTTGAATGTGAATTGAaaatcttttctggaaaaaagtcACCTTTCTTCCTCCCACTTATGCCTTTTCCTAAGGGACAGCCagttttcttccctccctgctaATAAAGCCAGAGGGGGACTTCCGCTATATTTCTAAGTAAGACAGTTAGCAGTCAGCATATGGTAGGAGGGGCTGAAGAGAAGAGATTCTCCATTAtgaggaaatgggaaaacatCTGGTTTCCAAGCTTGCATTTCCTGCTGCAGAGAATTCACATATGTAGTTAGGATATTTCTGAAGGTACAGGGAAGTGGGAACAAATACCTTCACTTcagatttatttatgaattacATGCTTCATGAGTCCATTTGGCACAGAGACACAAggataaaaacacaagaaaccatTTTTCCACTAGTTCATAGACCAAGTTAACAGTAactgtctttcctttccacttccACCTTGTGTTCTTCGAACATCATTTATGCAGATTCTGCCCTCAATGAGGaccaaataaagataatttttgtgCTTAGCAGTTTAAGATGTATGGCTGCATATGCAGAAGTTTTTCCCAACTCAGtcattattacttttctttctgtccttttattCCATCTTCATGTTGTATGTACAGTGCTATGTGTAAGCTTATGAGTGGTTTTCTATTTTGGgggttgtctttctttttcttttctttttctttttcttttctttttctttttcttctttttctttttctttcttttttttgtatcagTTCTGAAGTCTCATTAGGTATGCAGAGTTCTATTTATCTAGCTGTACAGATTCCTTCCGAGGTTTCATGTGCTGCTTCGGACGTGCCACCTGCGGTAGTGGGTCATGTGGAGTGAAAGGCAAATCTTACCGCTTAATGTATAAACCTCTTACCACAGGAAGCATCGCCGTTTCCAATAAATATTGCTGAAGACAGAACCAAAGGCTCTGGACCTTTATTTTGCGTCAGTTTTTTGGTGATCTCATTTCAGTCTCTGTTGCCTTCTGATGCAGCCAAACCAGACCTCGTTCCTACCTCAGATGTCCCTCTTTGTCACCAAGGGAAGTTTTGTTAGCAAGAAGGCAACTAGCCTGGACACCAGTAACTCCTTGGTAATCCTAGGAAGAGGGTGATTTGGGAGACAGGATAAAAGAGGTGGGAATGGAAGTCTTCTAGAAGTTACATGAGATATAATCAGTGGCGATATCAAAAGGATATAATGTTCAGaggcataaataaaatatgccatttcaaacagtcttttgttatttttcatgattaaagagaaagaaatagggaaaTATAGATTGGCCAAAGCTAgcattcttttctctgtgtgtggcGAGTggagaggtgggagtggggatcCATGCCTATAGAATATGTTATTTCCTGAGcttctgagaaaataaacatgttttttatGTATTGGGTACCCTTTGTGTTCTTCCATTCTGAGGCTAACAGTCCAGATGTTCTGATCTAACACGAACAGTTTTAATCTAATATACAAAGTTCTATATGTGAGCTGCTCTAacatgaaaatgatatttttgcCAGCTACATGAGTTAGATTATTACAGATAAATTCTTAACaccagttttaaaaagaaattactggtGACAttgtaaatggagaaaatacagaaaaaattacagataaaataCTAGAATCTATAGTTAGTAGAGTTACTGAATGTAAGATCAACATTCAAAAGTTACTTTATATACCAgtaacaattagaaaaaaaaaggaatttgaaaagtCATTTGCAAAAATTCAAACCGataggtataaatctaataagCATTATATAATATCTCTACatagaaaattatgaaacatgtttgagaaaaaaataaagacattaataaGTAAAGAGACATTCTGTGTTTATGGGTTGGAGAACCCAGCAATGTAGATGTTGTTTCTCCCTAAATGGACCTATAGATTTAGTGCAATTTCAACCCAAAATCTCAGGAAGTTTTTTTTGTAAGTGTGAAAATCAGCAAATGTCAAATGTACAGGGAAATGCAAAGGGATATTCttgaagaacaacaacaaagttGGAAGATTCTTTCTAGATATAAAACAAACTTAGAGTAATTGAAATAGTGTGATACTGCTGCcatgacaggaaaaaaagatgatctgTCCAGAACAGTGAGTCCAGAAAGAGATGTGTGCATTCAACCATATTTGAACCACTCCATTGTTTATAATAAATGTTACATATTCAAATAGCACCGTACCTGTGTAATAGTAGTTCTATAAATTCAAAGGGAAACCAATACCAAGACCCTGCACCAAATAGAGTAATCTCATTATGAGTCAAcatcaaataaagcaaaaatatcatGACTACAGTTTCCAGGTAGAACTTAATAATTATTTGAGGGAGTCTTGGAGAACATTAATAATATACTCACCAGGTTCAGAACTATGTGAATTCCTGGTTTTTATTGAAGGACAGGAAATAACCTTTTTACTTTACAAAAAGTTTAAATACTGAAATGAGCAGGCAGTTCAGTGGATCACCACTGGGGAAGTTGTACCCACCCCAAATCCTAAGACTAATCACAGAATAAACTGTCAGAAGTGGAGACAGAAGCAGGACTAAactaaaatgaactaaaatggaaaacaagttcAGTGAGGCAattgtccttattttatttttcctataggTCTGACAGATCTTAGAAGAATGTCTCTTTGCTATAAATAAGTAGACAGAATGACATGACAAAGAATTGAAATTTCCTTAAGACCACATAGTATATAACAAATATCCTGAAATGTGCTGAGTCCTAGTCTGTGTAGGCTTAGTAGAGATTTAGGCAACCAGGATTATCCTGAGACTGTTTTCAAGACAGCTTCTCTCTAGTGGTCTGGATCAAACTATAGGGGCACTTTTAAGGCTTCTATTTTAAGACTGTCTTATTAGCCAAATTAAGAACTATGCAGACTGCCTTTCATCCCATggagatggtgatgatgacataAGAAGGATTTAATGCTGAACTAAGTGGCAGCCCAAGGCCTCTACTTGGAACTCTGGGTGATGGTGGGTGAAGAACTTGCAAGGCAACATGGAGAGGCGGCCACCCATCAATTCCTAGGCCCAGTTATTGGGTACCTGTTGTGAGCCCCCACATTAAAGGAGCTGTCAAGGAAAAGAACaaggcttgtttgtttgtttttacttaaattaatgAGTAAGTGAATGCTAGGAACCT
This portion of the Canis lupus dingo isolate Sandy chromosome 11, ASM325472v2, whole genome shotgun sequence genome encodes:
- the SH3GL2 gene encoding endophilin-A1 isoform X1, with the protein product MSVAGLKKQFHKATQKVSEKVGGAEGTKLDDDFKEMERKVDVTSRAVMEIMTKTIEYLQPNPASRAKLSMINTMSKIRGQEKGPGYPQAEALLAEAMLKFGRELGDDCNFGPALGEVGEAMRELSEVKDSLDMEVKQNFIDPLQNLHDKDLREIQHHLKKLEGRRLDFDYKKKRQGKIPDEELRQALEKFDESKEIAESSMFNLLEMDIEQVSQLSALVQAQLEYHKQAVQILQQVTVRLEERIRQASSQPRREYQPKPRMSLEFTTGDSTQPNGGLSHTGTPKPAGAPMDQPCCRALYDFEPENEGELGFKEGDIITLTNQIDENWYEGMLHGQSGFFPINYVEILVALPH